Within Pecten maximus chromosome 15, xPecMax1.1, whole genome shotgun sequence, the genomic segment ttatatttaatttaacgtcctattaacagctaaggtaatttaaaaACGGCTCCTTGTTTGCGAGATACATGCctgtattgtttgtgtgttcGGGATAGTCGTCTGTGTGTCCTTGGTAAAGCGCGGAACTGATACCGGCTTTATAGCTTGGGTTCTGTCCCCCGATCGAAACATACCAGATTCTATGatcagtaaaataataataccTGAATTATTTCGTTATACGGTCTGGTTTTCGGAAGGCGGTTCGCGGACTCGGTACTCCTCCATTTTTTTCCACTTCGCCTTCTCGTTTAAAGTCTTGCTTGTTTCTTTCCCATACTTTAAGTCGTTTCTTAGTGGTGTTACAGAAAATTGACAATGCTTTTATTTCATAGATCCCTCTCCATGCTTGCTGTAACGGAATAGAATAAGCCGGTTCCTATTTATATAGACTCTGGTATCTTTTCTAATCGTACAACTAAGATCCTGGATCCTTCTTTGTTCCCAAAATTGCTGATTGCAAAGCAAGATTAGTAACTATATATTTGTTAGTCCAGAGGGCAGGACCGACTTCCCCATCCCATCACCTTTACCATCCTCATAGGTCAGAATTGAGACAAAGTGAGGCGGTAGCAAAAATACCCGACTTGCAAGGCATTCAATCCCatgcaaaatgtagatattttttCGGCCCGATCGGTAGTTGGCCATACACAGTACACATTTAGAGGAACCCGAATGTATTGAACCATGGTGCATGCTATGTGTTTTGTTATTGTGACAGtctttttttgttcttttacaGTTGGGAATTCAGAGATCCTACTCCTATGGAAGGACAACCGTTTGCTGTATTTCTGCCTAGAGCTAAATTATAATATTGGCAGTTTCGCTGCGCCTATGATTACTGCTCCCTTTTTAATGGATATTCCCGTAGTTACCAACGCCAATTCAACATACCCCCAGCCTTTTATTTATAATAACTCTTTGACTATATCTGATGGAATGAATGGTACATATGTCGTGCCTCCGTTAGTAACTACTTCCCAGTCAAAGATCTACATACCCTACTCGTTAACCGCATTTATTTGTATCTGTATATCGATTTCTTTTTCGATAATGCACTTTGTTTTTCAACAAAGAAATCGTGCCAATAATGACAGGAAAAACAAAAGAGAACCAGAAAACGAGACATTTGATTTGTCAGAGGAAGGCACTCTAAAGTCAAGGCATAAACCAAGACAGTTATCTGCTAAAGTAAAAGGCTTTTCATTGGCCACAATGAGTGTTCTATTACTTTTCTATGATGGAGTAGAAGAAACGTTTGTTTCCTATCTTACTATATACTGCGTGAATTACCTCAAGTGGTCTCCATCACAAGGCGCTTTGATTACGTCAATTACAAATATATGTGGCCTTGTAGCGATCGTCGCGTCCCTTTTCATGAAATGCATTAACACTATGGTGTACGCGGGTGTCAATTGTGTGTTCATGTTCTTGTCTTTCCTGGGTATATTGTTAAGTTCATTGTACTACCACGAGGTAGGCATGTGGATTTCGTGTTGCTTTCATGGTTTCTTCAGATCTATGTTGTTTTCCTTGATATTTACCTGGACAAATGACTACATTACTCCAGTTACCGGAAGGATTGCTTCCCTTTTCATGATTTCTACTTGCATAGGCGCAGCAGTTAATCCTGTGATGCTAGGGAATATTATGGAGAGGTTCGGTGACATATGGCTGTGTTACGGATTCGCTGCTGAAGGATTCATTCTTCTTCTTCTCTACTTTGGTATGGTCGGTATAACAAGATATGTCGTGAAGCATTTCGGTAAAAATATTGACGAATCACATACATACGAGACAACAATCTCGGTTACGGAAACATTTATTAAGGAAAGTGATAATTATCAAGAAAGTTCCGAGATACGCGTCAGTCGCCATGTTTAATGTGTGATTAAATACCATGTCATGGGATAATTGCTCAGTGTAGTTAAACGTGTTGTTCGGGACACCATCACCCGATATTAACTAGTTAAAGTTAAAGCCATTGTTTTAATCTAACCTAACATCATATCTAGTTGTAGTCATGAACTTTTTCGGTGAATGTCTCTTGATAACGGTGTTACAAGAGGCCATtgtttctgggtttttttttatctggtCAGTATTCTTGAAAACGTTCTTGAAAGATTTACTAGTGACTTCGTATTCAAATTGCCAATAATGTTAGCATAACGACTTTATATAGTCATTATGTAAATCGTTGTTTCAGCTGAAACAAACTTTAAAACGAGTAAAAACGTATTTGTACGGTTGATCATGTAAAAAGTATTAAAACCTTAGCTAACGAGTTAGCAATTAAGTTTCGCAATCATTGTGTAAGACGAGTGTCAAATTAACTATAACCGAAATATGAAAATTATGGCTGACAAATCGGCTTTGTCAAAGCGGACGCTGATGAGAAATATGGTAGATAAGATGAACAGCCCCATCAACGATGTCCTAGAGTATTTGACCAAAGACCATATGGAGAATAAATCCATTTTTGCTCAGTTGTACTTACGTACTTGATTATTTATCACGCTTTAAATTTGATATGTGTGCTGAAACTGAtcacttttttgttgttgtaacaAACCACACCATATAAGCGAAGGTAATTTCAGTTATCACAAAAAATCGTTGCGGatatatattttagaattaatattgttttaatctCCTTGTTATCGAAAGAACATTACCTATAACCAAGAACCCAAGatacaaattttgttcaaatgaatggacttaatatttggcctgtagcatgctgggttgaagggctaccaagtttgttcaaatgaaagaccttgGCCTACATTCAGGGTCAAATGGGTTAAATAGGCTAAATTCTTttaacgacttctcaataaccaatatctcaataagtgatctagggacTTTATATTGATCACGTAGCATGTGTTGGTTAAGTGctacaagtttgttcaaatgaaagaccttgAT encodes:
- the LOC117343844 gene encoding sodium-dependent glucose transporter 1A-like, yielding MEVDKDNPRSESRIDKTRRHNILYSINIYASFLMIGWSRGLFGPSFPDIQHICQVDLELGSWIVTTFFIGNTFGSLTAGLLGKVERKLIFGLSLITLATSVAIIPWCSVYGVMIAAHLVQGFCQGIVDTIGNSEILLLWKDNRLLYFCLELNYNIGSFAAPMITAPFLMDIPVVTNANSTYPQPFIYNNSLTISDGMNGTYVVPPLVTTSQSKIYIPYSLTAFICICISISFSIMHFVFQQRNRANNDRKNKREPENETFDLSEEGTLKSRHKPRQLSAKVKGFSLATMSVLLLFYDGVEETFVSYLTIYCVNYLKWSPSQGALITSITNICGLVAIVASLFMKCINTMVYAGVNCVFMFLSFLGILLSSLYYHEVGMWISCCFHGFFRSMLFSLIFTWTNDYITPVTGRIASLFMISTCIGAAVNPVMLGNIMERFGDIWLCYGFAAEGFILLLLYFGMVGITRYVVKHFGKNIDESHTYETTISVTETFIKESDNYQESSEIRVSRHV